A stretch of DNA from Chloroflexota bacterium:
GCTCCCCCAAATCCATATCGCTATTCTACAAACTTCGACGATTAAAAAAAATCTCCAAGAGCTTTTACGGCTCCCGGAGATTCGCAAGGCAACTTCTACGGCGTTGATTAGCGGCCCCTCACGCACCGCCGATATCGAGATGACGCTGACGATTGGCGTACACGGGCCGGGCGAGTTGCATGTGTTGGCTATTCAATAATGCGGACTGCCGCCTGCTCGTGCAAGCGATTATAGCCAATATACTCATATTTCAAGCCAGTTTCAGCGATAAATTCCATAAATGCTTTGTACTCGTCTTCTTCCCAGCTCGGATGGTTAAAATATTCATCGAATACCAGCACACAGCCCGGTTTAATGCGTTCTTTTAGCAAATCAAAGATTGTTTTTGTGGATGAATAGAGATC
This window harbors:
- a CDS encoding class I SAM-dependent methyltransferase, whose translation is DLYSSTKTIFDLLKERIKPGCVLVFDEYFNHPSWEEDEYKAFMEFIAETGLKYEYIGYNRLHEQAAVRIIE